A genomic window from Actinomycetota bacterium includes:
- the tilS gene encoding tRNA lysidine(34) synthetase TilS has product MADSRRLSALARTVPARFGALTSPCVVALSGGPDSAVCAWAALEAGLTVRAVHVDHGLAGSPFVRGAAVAVAAFLDIPLHIAEVTVGGGSSPEGRARTARYEALEAALEPGELLLTGHTLSDQAETVLGNLLRGAGPDGLAGIPRRRGRIVRPLLDVTRSQTRELATLLGLPWVEDPVNLEAGPRRNLIRREAIPYLEGRFNPSLERALVRTADALCAHNEYLDRQADRVPVTVTGASVRLSAAILATIDPVIAVRAVRRAIRMIGGPHAGDARDVHLVLSVARGTQMRASLTGGLEAERRRALVVLSRPAAVVVPESALWTLPGSAVFGTWSFDAWVAEAPPAAFPVSRFVEVMDASAVPSAVTVRGVRTGDRIVIAGGHKDVAETLTEAGVPVSERPVWPVIVGPQEQVLWVPGVRRADLGWVDSATRRYLWVRATREDA; this is encoded by the coding sequence ATGGCTGACTCGCGTCGCTTGAGTGCGCTCGCCCGCACGGTGCCGGCTCGATTCGGTGCCCTCACGAGCCCGTGCGTCGTTGCCCTCTCCGGCGGTCCGGACAGTGCCGTCTGCGCGTGGGCCGCACTCGAGGCCGGCCTCACCGTGCGCGCCGTACACGTCGATCATGGTCTCGCGGGTTCCCCGTTCGTACGTGGGGCCGCCGTTGCGGTTGCGGCGTTCCTCGACATCCCGCTGCACATCGCGGAGGTGACCGTTGGCGGAGGATCGTCACCGGAGGGCCGCGCCAGGACTGCTCGCTACGAGGCGCTCGAGGCAGCCCTCGAGCCGGGAGAGTTGCTCCTCACCGGCCACACGCTCTCAGACCAGGCCGAGACCGTGTTGGGCAACCTGCTGAGGGGCGCAGGACCGGACGGGCTCGCAGGCATTCCGCGCCGGCGGGGACGAATCGTCCGCCCCCTTTTGGACGTGACACGATCCCAGACGCGTGAGCTCGCCACACTGTTGGGGCTTCCCTGGGTCGAAGATCCGGTGAATCTGGAAGCGGGGCCACGCAGGAATCTCATTCGCCGGGAGGCCATCCCCTATCTCGAAGGGCGGTTCAATCCTTCGCTCGAACGGGCACTCGTACGCACGGCCGACGCGCTCTGCGCGCACAACGAATACCTGGACCGGCAGGCCGATCGGGTGCCCGTGACGGTCACCGGCGCTTCCGTCCGGTTGTCGGCGGCAATCCTGGCGACGATCGATCCGGTCATTGCAGTCAGAGCCGTTCGCCGGGCGATACGCATGATCGGCGGCCCGCACGCAGGCGACGCTCGCGACGTGCACCTCGTCCTGAGTGTCGCGCGCGGGACGCAGATGCGCGCCTCGTTGACCGGCGGCCTGGAGGCGGAGCGCCGCCGGGCGCTGGTCGTGCTTTCGCGACCGGCGGCGGTGGTGGTGCCCGAATCGGCCCTCTGGACGCTTCCCGGAAGCGCGGTGTTCGGAACCTGGTCCTTCGACGCATGGGTCGCGGAGGCGCCCCCGGCCGCGTTCCCCGTGAGCCGTTTCGTCGAGGTCATGGATGCGTCTGCGGTCCCTTCCGCGGTCACGGTGCGGGGCGTGCGCACCGGAGACAGGATCGTGATCGCAGGTGGCCACAAGGACGTGGCGGAGACGTTGACGGAAGCCGGCGTTCCCGTGTCCGAACGTCCGGTCTGGCCGGTGATCGTCGGCCCGCAGGAGCAGGTCCTGTGGGTTCCGGGTGTGCGTCGCGCGGATCTCGGCTGGGTGGATTCGGCCACGAGGCGCTACCTTTGGGTCCGCGCGACTCGGGAGGATGCGTGA
- the topA gene encoding type I DNA topoisomerase — translation MIETRHRRRRRRPRKHNHLDFSSQFLIIMALVSKPLIIVESPAKARTISGYLGSGYSVESSIGHIRDLPSKASEIPKKYREESWARLGVNVEKDFAPLYIVPAAKREQVRKLKAALAGADEVYLATDEDREGESIAWHLLQVLKPKVPVKRMVFHEITKRAITEALEHPRELDTRLVDAQEARRILDRLFGYEVSPVLWRKVQPKLSAGRVQSVAVRIVVERERQRIAFRSASYWDLLGTFQPPEGAPFTAPLTKLDGKPVASGKDFDAEANLTNPQALVLDEAAAQILADALEGAEAIVRSVESKPYHRSPYPPFRTSTLQQEAGRKLRFSASRTMRAAQRLYENGFITYMRTDSTALSEAALSAARRLIADEFGSAYLPKKPRIYVNKVKNAQEAHEAIRPAGDSFRSPSEVERHVGSDEARLYDLIWKRTVASQMTDAAGESVQIRLEADTSDGRTAGFVQTGRVITFPGFLKVYVAGSDSPDAQRDDEERRLPRLEEEQRLAIVAMEPKGHETKAPARFTEASLIRRLEELGVGRPSTYASIISTIQDRGYVWKRGSALIPTFTAFAVVTLLERHFSSLIDYAFTARMESDLDRIARGEEEARPWLTKFYFGNGSVGLKTMVSGPLDEIDPREIGSIPIGDDPDGIPIVARVGRYGPYVERDGDKASIPDETPPDELTVEKALELLAAPNDERTLGTDPETGLEVSLRVGRFGPYVQLGEQDGTTKPKRASLFKTMNPEDVTLEQALQLLSLPRVVGVDPSDGAEIVARNGKYGPFIKKGSETRSLESEEQLLTLTLEEAIALLAQPKRRRGQRTATAPLREVGTDPVSGNPVVVKDGRFGPYVTDGVVNASLRKGDNPETITIERAAELLELRRERIAAKT, via the coding sequence ATGATCGAAACACGTCATCGACGACGCCGGCGACGACCGAGAAAGCACAACCACCTTGACTTCTCCTCCCAATTCCTGATAATCATGGCCCTCGTGTCCAAACCACTCATCATCGTCGAGTCACCCGCGAAGGCTCGAACCATCTCCGGGTACCTCGGCTCGGGATACTCCGTCGAGTCCTCGATAGGCCATATCCGCGACCTTCCTTCGAAGGCTTCGGAGATCCCCAAGAAGTACCGCGAGGAGTCGTGGGCTCGACTGGGCGTCAACGTGGAGAAGGACTTTGCGCCGCTCTACATCGTCCCCGCGGCGAAGCGTGAACAGGTGCGCAAACTCAAGGCCGCTCTCGCCGGTGCGGACGAGGTGTACCTCGCAACCGACGAGGACCGTGAAGGCGAGTCGATCGCCTGGCATCTCCTCCAGGTGCTCAAGCCCAAGGTGCCCGTCAAACGCATGGTCTTCCATGAGATCACCAAGCGCGCCATCACGGAAGCGCTCGAGCACCCCAGAGAACTGGACACGCGACTCGTCGACGCGCAAGAAGCTCGACGCATCCTCGACCGTCTCTTCGGCTATGAAGTGAGCCCGGTGCTGTGGCGTAAGGTGCAGCCGAAGCTGTCGGCAGGCCGGGTGCAGAGCGTCGCGGTACGCATCGTCGTCGAGCGCGAACGTCAGCGGATCGCCTTCCGATCCGCGTCGTACTGGGATCTGCTCGGCACGTTCCAGCCGCCCGAAGGCGCTCCATTCACTGCACCGCTGACGAAGCTGGACGGCAAACCGGTCGCATCCGGCAAGGACTTCGATGCGGAGGCGAACCTCACCAACCCGCAAGCGCTCGTTCTCGACGAGGCTGCGGCGCAGATCCTCGCCGACGCCCTCGAAGGCGCCGAGGCGATCGTCCGCTCGGTCGAGAGCAAGCCGTATCACCGGTCCCCGTATCCGCCGTTTCGCACGTCGACGTTGCAGCAGGAGGCCGGCAGAAAGCTGCGTTTCTCGGCTTCGCGAACGATGCGGGCCGCGCAACGTCTCTACGAGAACGGGTTCATCACCTATATGCGTACCGACAGCACGGCGCTCTCGGAAGCCGCGCTGAGTGCCGCACGGCGGCTCATCGCCGACGAGTTCGGGTCGGCCTACCTTCCGAAGAAGCCCCGGATCTATGTCAACAAAGTCAAGAACGCCCAAGAGGCACACGAAGCGATCCGCCCCGCGGGAGATTCCTTCCGCTCCCCGTCGGAGGTCGAACGGCACGTCGGTTCGGACGAGGCCCGGCTCTACGACCTGATCTGGAAGCGAACCGTCGCTTCGCAGATGACCGACGCTGCCGGCGAATCGGTCCAGATCCGCCTCGAGGCCGACACGTCCGATGGGCGCACCGCCGGCTTCGTCCAGACCGGCAGGGTGATCACGTTCCCGGGTTTCTTGAAGGTCTATGTGGCCGGCAGCGACAGCCCCGACGCCCAACGGGACGACGAGGAGCGGCGCCTGCCACGGCTCGAGGAAGAACAGCGACTCGCGATCGTCGCGATGGAACCGAAGGGGCACGAGACCAAGGCGCCGGCTCGATTCACGGAGGCCTCCCTGATTCGCCGGCTCGAGGAACTCGGTGTCGGCCGCCCTTCGACCTACGCGTCGATCATCTCGACCATCCAGGACCGTGGCTACGTGTGGAAACGTGGCTCCGCCCTGATCCCGACGTTTACGGCGTTCGCCGTGGTCACGCTGCTGGAGCGGCACTTCTCCAGCCTGATCGATTACGCGTTCACCGCCCGGATGGAGAGCGACCTCGACCGCATCGCCCGTGGAGAAGAGGAGGCGCGCCCGTGGCTGACGAAGTTCTACTTCGGGAACGGTTCCGTCGGTCTCAAGACGATGGTGAGCGGCCCTCTCGACGAGATCGACCCGAGGGAGATCGGATCGATCCCGATCGGCGACGATCCCGACGGCATTCCGATCGTCGCCCGCGTCGGCCGGTACGGCCCGTACGTGGAACGTGACGGCGACAAGGCCTCGATTCCGGACGAGACCCCTCCCGACGAGCTCACCGTCGAGAAGGCTCTGGAGTTGCTCGCCGCACCCAACGACGAGCGCACGCTCGGAACGGACCCCGAAACCGGCCTGGAGGTCAGCCTGCGGGTCGGCAGATTCGGGCCGTACGTCCAGCTTGGAGAGCAAGATGGCACGACGAAACCGAAACGGGCCTCGCTCTTCAAGACGATGAACCCCGAGGACGTCACGCTCGAGCAGGCACTCCAGCTGTTGAGCCTGCCTCGCGTCGTCGGCGTCGACCCGTCCGATGGTGCGGAGATCGTGGCCCGCAACGGCAAGTACGGACCGTTCATCAAGAAGGGCTCGGAGACTCGCAGCCTGGAATCGGAGGAACAGCTGCTGACCCTCACGTTGGAGGAGGCCATCGCACTGCTGGCTCAACCGAAGCGGAGGCGGGGACAGCGGACGGCCACGGCGCCACTGCGAGAGGTCGGGACCGACCCGGTTTCCGGCAACCCGGTCGTGGTCAAGGATGGTCGCTTCGGACCGTACGTCACCGACGGTGTGGTCAACGCCTCGCTGCGTAAGGGCGACAATCCCGAAACGATCACCATCGAGCGTGCAGCCGAACTGCTCGAGCTCCGCCGGGAACGGATCGCCGCCAAAACCTGA
- a CDS encoding sodium-translocating pyrophosphatase, with protein MAGTPFVYAALVSAALALLLAAFYSRQVMAAPRGNARMIEISDAIREGAMAFLRREYTWVAVFVVLMAGLIGALLPWGRPWGAVAYIFGAFLSALAGFVGMRVATAANSRTTEAARTGGVTAALPLAFRGGAVMGFTVAGLGLTGVGLGYLVFRVWLKVDGWADIVTAIGLGASSIALFARVGGGIFTKAADVGADLVGKLEAGIPEDDPRNPAVIADNVGDNVGDTAGMGADLYESYVGSLVAPIAYSAIVFASAGFKDRAIIFPLAIAAVGMLASIIGSFAVRARDEGHLAAGLHRGTYLAAIITAIGSLGLSYWVFGGADGVKNPLGVFLAVFVGLLVGLAIGQISEWFTSDRYKVVKEIARQAQTGPATVILSGISEGMRSSAFSVIVVAAGIGGAYWAGDWGLGAGGGVYGIAIAAIGVLATLGITVSVDAYGPIADNAGGIAEMAGLPHEVRESTDALDSLGNTTAAIAKGFAIGSAAVTALALFSAFVQAVKLTEINIMDVGTMIGLFLGGMFPFLFAALTLNAVSRSAFRMIEEVRRQFREIPGLREGKEGVKAEYAKCVDIATVGALREMILPGALAIVLPLAIGFVNTEALGGFLAGALVVGFLLAIYMTNAGGAWDNAKKFIEAGAFGGKGSEAHYAAVIGDTVGDPFKDTTGPAMNIMIKVMTIVSLIFASAFIR; from the coding sequence ATGGCAGGAACACCCTTCGTTTACGCGGCATTGGTGAGTGCGGCACTTGCGCTCTTACTTGCAGCGTTCTACTCGAGACAGGTGATGGCCGCTCCGCGCGGCAACGCGCGGATGATCGAGATCTCGGACGCGATCCGTGAAGGAGCGATGGCGTTCCTGCGTCGCGAGTACACGTGGGTTGCGGTGTTCGTCGTGCTGATGGCCGGCCTGATCGGCGCGCTTCTGCCGTGGGGCCGACCGTGGGGCGCCGTCGCGTACATCTTTGGGGCGTTCCTCTCCGCACTGGCGGGATTCGTTGGCATGCGTGTTGCGACGGCGGCGAACAGTCGTACGACCGAAGCCGCCCGCACCGGGGGCGTTACTGCCGCACTGCCTCTCGCGTTTCGGGGCGGAGCGGTGATGGGCTTCACCGTTGCGGGTCTCGGCCTGACCGGTGTCGGGCTCGGATATCTCGTCTTCAGGGTGTGGCTCAAGGTCGATGGGTGGGCCGACATCGTGACGGCGATCGGCCTCGGGGCATCATCGATCGCCTTGTTCGCAAGGGTCGGGGGTGGCATCTTCACGAAGGCGGCGGATGTGGGTGCCGACCTCGTGGGGAAGCTGGAGGCCGGAATCCCCGAGGACGATCCTCGCAACCCTGCGGTGATTGCGGACAACGTCGGAGACAATGTCGGGGATACCGCCGGCATGGGCGCCGACCTCTATGAGAGTTATGTCGGCTCCCTCGTCGCTCCGATCGCCTACTCGGCGATCGTTTTCGCGTCTGCGGGATTCAAAGACCGGGCGATCATTTTTCCTCTCGCCATCGCCGCGGTCGGCATGCTCGCATCGATCATCGGCTCGTTCGCCGTTCGGGCTCGCGACGAAGGGCACCTTGCGGCCGGCCTGCACCGAGGCACGTATCTGGCAGCCATCATCACGGCAATCGGCTCGCTCGGCCTCTCCTACTGGGTGTTCGGTGGAGCCGACGGGGTGAAGAACCCGCTTGGCGTTTTCCTCGCCGTGTTTGTCGGGCTCCTGGTCGGGCTGGCGATCGGTCAGATTTCGGAGTGGTTCACTTCCGATCGCTACAAGGTCGTGAAGGAGATCGCGCGTCAGGCCCAGACGGGACCGGCGACCGTGATCCTCTCGGGTATCTCGGAGGGGATGCGGTCCTCTGCGTTCAGTGTGATCGTCGTGGCGGCCGGAATCGGCGGCGCCTACTGGGCCGGTGATTGGGGGCTCGGAGCAGGTGGCGGCGTCTACGGCATCGCGATTGCGGCAATCGGCGTCCTCGCCACGCTTGGCATCACCGTTTCTGTCGACGCCTACGGGCCCATTGCCGACAACGCCGGTGGGATTGCCGAAATGGCCGGGCTGCCTCACGAGGTTCGCGAGAGCACGGATGCCCTCGATTCGCTGGGGAACACGACCGCGGCGATCGCCAAGGGATTCGCGATCGGATCGGCCGCCGTGACGGCACTCGCGCTGTTCTCGGCGTTCGTTCAGGCGGTGAAACTCACCGAGATCAACATCATGGACGTCGGGACCATGATCGGCCTGTTCCTCGGCGGGATGTTCCCGTTCCTGTTCGCCGCGTTGACGCTCAACGCGGTCAGTCGGTCGGCCTTTCGCATGATCGAGGAGGTTCGCCGTCAGTTCAGGGAGATCCCCGGGTTGCGTGAAGGCAAAGAGGGGGTCAAGGCCGAGTACGCGAAGTGTGTCGACATTGCCACCGTCGGAGCGTTGCGGGAGATGATCCTGCCGGGTGCTCTGGCGATCGTGCTTCCGCTCGCCATCGGGTTCGTCAACACGGAAGCTCTCGGAGGTTTCCTCGCGGGAGCTCTCGTCGTCGGATTCCTGCTCGCCATCTACATGACGAACGCCGGTGGCGCCTGGGACAACGCCAAGAAGTTCATCGAGGCCGGAGCGTTCGGCGGAAAAGGTTCCGAGGCGCACTATGCGGCGGTCATCGGTGACACGGTGGGCGATCCGTTCAAAGACACGACCGGCCCCGCGATGAACATCATGATCAAGGTGATGACGATCGTCAGCCTGATCTTCGCTTCGGCCTTCATTCGTTGA
- a CDS encoding sigma-70 family RNA polymerase sigma factor — MRFAPQLYSAALRMTRNPADAEDLVQETFLKAYRAYQTFTSGTNLKAWLYRILTNTYINRYRKQMRRPTETDLGDVENLYLYRRIGDSGQVTRSAEEEVLEGFVDADVKAAIESLPEHFRLPVLLADVEGFSYKEIAEIMDVPIGTVMSRLHRGRKALERALWSFAREHGLSGTDHE; from the coding sequence ATGCGGTTCGCTCCGCAGCTCTACTCGGCTGCGCTGCGCATGACGCGTAACCCTGCCGACGCCGAGGATCTCGTTCAGGAGACGTTTCTGAAGGCCTACCGCGCCTATCAGACCTTCACGTCGGGAACGAACCTGAAGGCGTGGCTGTACCGGATCCTCACGAACACCTACATCAATCGGTATCGCAAGCAGATGCGCCGTCCGACCGAGACAGACCTGGGTGACGTCGAGAACCTGTATCTGTACCGGAGGATCGGAGATTCGGGCCAGGTCACTCGCAGTGCCGAAGAGGAGGTCCTCGAAGGCTTCGTCGACGCCGACGTCAAAGCGGCGATCGAGTCGCTCCCCGAGCATTTCCGGCTTCCGGTTCTTCTCGCCGACGTCGAGGGTTTCTCCTACAAGGAGATCGCCGAGATCATGGATGTGCCGATCGGGACGGTGATGTCCAGGCTCCATCGTGGAAGAAAAGCCCTGGAGCGAGCGTTGTGGAGTTTTGCACGGGAACACGGACTCTCCGGGACAGACCATGAGTAA
- a CDS encoding histidine phosphatase family protein yields MEIVFLRHGESTGNASGLIQGRGSSPLSERGMAQAEVVARRLTRGRPFDLIVSSDMERAVQTVGALGLPFERDAAWREMDLGAWDGVPITEVAKRFPEELAALRRGDPVPIGGTGETFPEFTARVRGAIERLVEKMEGNGRVLVSAHGGVIERVMAIVIGRPRAVAFAGRVANTSLTTVSVRPSGMRVDHYNDTTHLGPVSGWAAERLAAGDTVVALVRHGQTAANDSGIWQGHSDGGIDEEGRRQATRLAGWHGTFETLYSSPLGRALETAALLRADGVPVVVPGLMELGMGKWEGHTVEEIKAGWPGAWRAIYDEGEDIPRGGDGETWSGMVARVSEAIGDIARAHQGRLIGVVSHGAAIRGFCSSLIGLDHERRQSLIAPGNTSVSHIVFGADGPVLADYNVGPLQVT; encoded by the coding sequence ATGGAAATCGTCTTCCTTCGCCACGGTGAGTCGACCGGCAACGCTTCGGGCCTGATCCAGGGGCGCGGCTCCAGTCCCCTGTCCGAAAGGGGCATGGCGCAGGCCGAAGTGGTGGCCCGACGCCTCACTCGAGGCAGGCCGTTCGATCTGATCGTCAGTTCGGACATGGAGCGAGCGGTGCAAACGGTCGGTGCGCTCGGTCTCCCGTTCGAACGCGACGCAGCATGGCGGGAGATGGATCTGGGTGCGTGGGATGGTGTGCCGATCACGGAGGTGGCCAAGCGCTTTCCCGAAGAGCTGGCCGCACTGCGGCGCGGAGATCCGGTGCCGATCGGGGGTACCGGGGAGACGTTCCCCGAGTTCACGGCCAGAGTCCGCGGCGCAATCGAGCGTCTCGTCGAGAAGATGGAAGGGAATGGACGTGTCCTCGTCTCGGCGCACGGTGGGGTCATCGAGCGAGTCATGGCCATCGTGATCGGCCGACCGCGTGCGGTTGCGTTCGCGGGTCGGGTGGCCAACACTTCGCTGACGACGGTTTCCGTGCGACCCTCTGGGATGCGTGTCGACCACTACAACGACACCACACACCTCGGGCCGGTCTCCGGATGGGCGGCCGAGCGTCTCGCCGCGGGGGATACGGTCGTCGCTCTCGTCCGCCACGGGCAGACCGCCGCCAACGATTCGGGCATCTGGCAAGGCCACTCGGACGGCGGCATCGATGAGGAGGGCAGGCGTCAGGCGACCCGATTGGCCGGCTGGCATGGGACCTTCGAAACGCTGTACTCGTCACCGCTCGGGCGGGCGCTCGAGACGGCTGCCCTGTTGCGCGCGGATGGCGTCCCCGTGGTCGTGCCCGGTTTGATGGAGCTGGGGATGGGGAAGTGGGAGGGGCACACCGTCGAGGAGATCAAGGCCGGGTGGCCCGGCGCCTGGCGGGCGATCTACGACGAAGGGGAGGACATTCCCAGGGGCGGTGACGGAGAGACGTGGAGTGGGATGGTTGCCAGGGTGTCCGAGGCGATCGGCGATATCGCTCGAGCGCATCAGGGCCGGCTCATCGGGGTGGTTTCGCACGGCGCCGCGATCCGAGGGTTCTGCTCGAGCCTCATCGGGTTGGACCATGAGCGCCGTCAGAGCCTGATCGCTCCGGGCAACACGTCGGTCAGCCACATCGTGTTCGGCGCGGACGGGCCGGTCCTCGCCGACTACAACGTCGGCCCCCTCCAGGTCACTTGA
- the tmk gene encoding dTMP kinase, producing MNIGRYVALEGIEGAGKSTVAALLAERLREIGHDAVIVREPGGTPIGEGIRSVLLHGDDMADWTEALLFAAQRAQLAEEVIAPALAGGSWVIGDRSVYSSLAYQGGARRLGFDEVRAVNEAGLQGIWPDTVVLLRLPPRAGLARQDGDDRIGGQGLEFQGRVADAYERLAGAEPLRFLTIDASRPVERVVDDVMSALRDRWLS from the coding sequence ATGAACATCGGCCGTTACGTCGCGCTCGAAGGCATCGAAGGCGCCGGCAAGAGCACCGTTGCGGCGCTGTTGGCCGAGCGGCTGAGGGAGATCGGTCACGATGCCGTGATCGTGCGCGAGCCCGGCGGCACGCCGATCGGTGAGGGTATTCGCAGTGTTCTGCTGCATGGCGACGACATGGCCGATTGGACCGAGGCGCTTCTGTTCGCAGCCCAGCGCGCCCAACTCGCGGAGGAGGTCATCGCCCCGGCGCTCGCCGGCGGGTCCTGGGTGATCGGCGACCGCTCCGTCTACTCGTCGCTCGCCTACCAGGGCGGGGCGAGAAGGCTCGGGTTCGATGAAGTGCGGGCAGTGAACGAGGCGGGGCTGCAGGGCATCTGGCCCGACACCGTCGTCTTGCTCAGACTTCCGCCACGAGCCGGTCTCGCACGCCAGGATGGCGACGACCGCATCGGAGGTCAGGGACTCGAGTTTCAGGGACGTGTCGCCGATGCCTACGAACGGTTGGCCGGCGCCGAACCGCTTCGCTTCTTGACCATCGATGCGAGCCGTCCGGTCGAACGCGTCGTCGACGATGTCATGAGCGCCTTGAGGGACCGATGGCTCTCCTAG
- a CDS encoding DNA polymerase III subunit delta': MALLDGIVGHGPIGILLEREAERPAQAYLFVGPSNVGKGTVARRFAATLLCPEHGIHDGICATCRRVLNGNHPDVTMVQPEGQAALSVVQARAAITKAMLAPVEGERKVIVLDEAGSMTDQAANAMLKTLEEPTPSTVFILVAESEQDMPATVASRCRTIQFGRLREEDLVDALVAQGIDVDQAREVARIAGGRPGLALDLAKRPEVAKFRRVWLGVPLQVSSHPGVAFRLAEEVMSAADPLLEAIRERQAAGAETDLTAAARKVLKDRNERALRQASRSLLVAGLEILASWYADAASAQYAGPVRNRDVSMATLALVRPRDAVANAERVLAAVPDLRANLRPQLVLATLFTELVPVT; the protein is encoded by the coding sequence ATGGCTCTCCTAGACGGCATCGTCGGTCACGGCCCGATCGGCATCCTGCTCGAACGTGAGGCGGAGCGCCCTGCACAGGCGTACCTGTTCGTCGGCCCTTCGAATGTGGGCAAAGGCACGGTCGCCCGCCGGTTCGCCGCCACGCTCCTGTGCCCTGAACACGGAATCCACGACGGGATATGTGCCACCTGCCGGCGTGTCCTGAACGGCAACCATCCGGATGTGACCATGGTGCAACCGGAGGGCCAGGCGGCACTGTCCGTCGTTCAGGCGCGAGCGGCAATCACCAAGGCGATGCTGGCTCCCGTGGAAGGTGAGCGGAAAGTGATCGTGCTCGACGAGGCGGGATCGATGACCGATCAGGCCGCCAATGCGATGCTGAAGACACTCGAAGAGCCGACGCCTTCGACGGTGTTCATCCTCGTTGCAGAATCCGAACAAGACATGCCGGCCACGGTCGCGAGCCGTTGCAGGACGATCCAGTTCGGACGTCTGCGCGAAGAGGACCTGGTCGACGCGCTCGTCGCCCAGGGGATCGATGTCGATCAGGCGCGTGAGGTCGCTCGGATCGCCGGCGGCAGGCCGGGACTGGCGCTGGATCTGGCAAAACGTCCGGAGGTGGCCAAGTTCCGCCGTGTCTGGCTGGGCGTCCCGCTGCAGGTGTCCTCGCATCCGGGCGTGGCCTTCCGTCTCGCCGAAGAGGTCATGAGCGCCGCCGATCCGCTTCTCGAGGCGATCCGTGAGCGGCAGGCCGCCGGTGCAGAGACAGATCTCACCGCCGCCGCCCGCAAGGTGCTGAAGGACCGCAATGAACGGGCACTGCGGCAGGCTTCCCGGTCTCTGCTCGTGGCGGGTTTGGAGATCCTGGCCTCATGGTATGCGGATGCCGCATCCGCTCAATACGCCGGTCCGGTGAGAAACCGGGACGTGTCCATGGCCACCCTGGCGTTGGTTCGACCGAGGGACGCGGTCGCCAATGCCGAACGTGTCTTGGCGGCGGTGCCGGATCTGAGGGCGAACCTTCGTCCTCAGCTCGTCCTGGCCACCTTGTTCACCGAATTGGTTCCGGTTACGTGA
- a CDS encoding MFS transporter, translating to MERKGDPTPGALGLVRRGPFARLWWAGLASSFGDWVALFATIALADAIGGVTGILVPLTARMLPGLFGAAAGVLADRFNRKVTMVVCDVGRALLALSLVFVRTLPELFLVSFAMEVLALFWGPSREASIPNLVPKKVLVRANSLSLVAVYGTLPVGSAAFSIFARISEVTHVLGAFGSDTGLAFAVDAVTFIFSASLIATIPIPRPKVSEERKAQGKLDWKLPFRDVMDGIRFILRERSVRSVIGGIATALFGAGVFFALGQPFSSSVLNAGSSGFGILITALGSGVGLGMIGLSAMGMHDFRRDVVFALSLVATGLTITAAALSRTIAGAAFWALLAGAGAGSSYVMGFTHLHEQVTDELRGRTFAALYTLTRTALLISITAAAFVAAILDGRLPGIFSSGIRSALVLGGVVVAFAGAITLWNMRKTFSRPHIPEDALRSLEDASDTFTSIRGRRRKERE from the coding sequence ATGGAAAGGAAGGGTGACCCCACCCCGGGCGCTCTCGGCCTGGTGCGTCGCGGTCCGTTCGCGCGTCTCTGGTGGGCCGGTCTGGCGTCCAGCTTCGGCGACTGGGTCGCCCTGTTCGCGACGATCGCTCTCGCCGATGCGATCGGCGGGGTAACGGGCATCCTGGTCCCGTTGACCGCCCGGATGCTGCCGGGACTCTTCGGTGCCGCCGCCGGAGTGCTCGCCGACCGGTTCAACCGCAAGGTCACCATGGTCGTGTGTGACGTCGGCCGGGCGCTGCTCGCCCTGTCGCTGGTGTTCGTCCGGACACTTCCGGAGCTGTTTCTCGTCTCCTTCGCCATGGAGGTGCTGGCGTTGTTCTGGGGGCCTTCGCGTGAGGCGAGTATCCCGAACCTCGTACCGAAGAAGGTGCTGGTGCGAGCGAACAGCTTGAGTCTGGTCGCGGTGTACGGGACGCTCCCTGTCGGGTCGGCAGCTTTCTCCATCTTCGCCAGGATCTCCGAGGTGACCCATGTTCTGGGCGCGTTCGGATCGGACACCGGGCTTGCCTTTGCAGTGGATGCGGTCACGTTCATCTTCTCGGCATCGCTGATCGCAACGATTCCGATTCCGCGTCCCAAAGTCAGCGAAGAGAGGAAGGCCCAAGGCAAGCTGGACTGGAAACTGCCGTTCAGGGACGTCATGGACGGGATCCGATTCATTCTTCGAGAACGTTCCGTGAGGAGTGTGATCGGCGGTATCGCAACCGCCCTGTTCGGCGCCGGCGTCTTCTTCGCCCTGGGTCAGCCGTTCTCGAGCTCCGTGCTCAATGCCGGAAGTTCCGGATTCGGGATTCTCATCACGGCGCTCGGAAGCGGCGTCGGCCTCGGCATGATTGGACTGTCGGCGATGGGGATGCACGACTTTCGTCGGGATGTGGTCTTCGCCCTGAGCCTCGTCGCAACAGGCCTGACCATCACCGCTGCGGCGCTCTCTCGGACGATCGCCGGCGCGGCGTTCTGGGCGCTGCTGGCGGGTGCCGGGGCCGGTTCCTCCTACGTCATGGGTTTCACCCATCTGCACGAGCAGGTCACCGACGAGTTGAGAGGGCGAACGTTCGCTGCCCTCTACACACTCACGCGGACGGCCCTGCTGATCTCGATCACGGCCGCCGCGTTCGTCGCCGCGATCCTGGACGGAAGACTCCCCGGGATATTCTCCAGCGGAATCCGCAGTGCTCTCGTGCTTGGCGGAGTGGTGGTGGCGTTCGCCGGTGCGATTACCTTGTGGAATATGCGTAAGACGTTCTCACGACCCCATATCCCCGAAGATGCTCTGCGTTCTCTCGAAGACGCCTCCGATACGTTCACCTCGATCCGAGGCCGCCGGCGAAAGGAACGTGAATGA